One genomic segment of Erythrobacter aureus includes these proteins:
- a CDS encoding DUF7007 domain-containing protein — protein MSITLTKTKDGHPATRVGNLVYAMLPSRSPDRGTHQVFECFPPRNPATLSALDLRASAEFVEDEEAFLDFLKPLKAHQSELSKLRRQSVEGMVPTPWGASQSRLRYAEGIENVTTASHGGFMLEPDQNDQVHECWRSDGGSYEEDEEWAIVALSFPDLFTSRELNFAHQTLKDSRPDEYEAVTGQKVLVSESRTLRRREFFTKNAGKLITYSAIHLKTDRTKTICSAAIGGRGDQIKLPPTSYFLVDSAEYREGYLPYGFVIDEDRHQPCNAQGDLLASAA, from the coding sequence ATGTCGATTACGCTGACCAAGACCAAGGATGGCCACCCCGCTACCCGGGTCGGTAATCTCGTCTACGCAATGCTGCCCAGCCGGTCCCCCGATCGCGGCACACATCAGGTCTTCGAATGCTTCCCGCCGCGCAATCCCGCGACGCTTTCCGCGCTCGACCTTCGTGCCAGCGCCGAGTTCGTCGAGGACGAAGAAGCTTTCCTCGACTTCCTCAAGCCTCTGAAGGCTCACCAGAGCGAGCTCAGCAAGCTGCGACGCCAGAGCGTCGAGGGAATGGTCCCGACGCCGTGGGGCGCCTCACAGTCGCGCCTACGCTACGCTGAAGGCATCGAGAACGTCACGACTGCAAGTCATGGCGGCTTCATGCTCGAGCCTGACCAGAACGACCAGGTTCACGAGTGCTGGCGCTCGGACGGCGGATCCTATGAAGAGGACGAAGAATGGGCGATCGTTGCTCTCTCTTTCCCCGATCTCTTCACCAGCCGCGAACTCAACTTCGCGCACCAGACCCTGAAGGACAGCCGTCCGGACGAGTATGAGGCCGTCACCGGCCAGAAGGTCCTCGTATCCGAGAGCCGCACGCTCCGCCGGCGCGAATTCTTCACCAAGAACGCGGGCAAGCTGATCACCTATTCGGCGATCCATCTCAAAACCGACCGCACGAAGACTATCTGCTCGGCAGCCATCGGCGGCCGCGGCGACCAGATTAAGCTTCCGCCTACATCATACTTCCTCGTCGACAGCGCCGAATATCGGGAGGGTTACCTCCCCTACGGCTTCGTCATCGACGAGGATCGTCACCAGCCGTGCAATGCCCAGGGCGACCTTCTCGCCTCTGCGGCCTGA
- a CDS encoding N-6 DNA methylase encodes MAKKPPPVSVKQAAKIITDAASPRHRVSSLFQDFVSVMYLSLRNGVEPRDDAWQARENEYLEIVGKYDREVVDAMSNFFATVALLAQDDFADHLGEIYMSLETSNKSLGQFFTPYHVSQLMAGITVSSDCIKNAIDEHGYFEMSEPTCGSGGMVIATAEQVVAHGYEVEKHMRVTAQDIDRHCHRMTYIACRLHNIPATVIWGDTIAMEQREVAHTPALYHRLVAEKQQAEADVKDAA; translated from the coding sequence ATGGCGAAGAAACCCCCGCCTGTTTCTGTGAAGCAGGCGGCGAAGATCATCACTGACGCAGCTTCGCCCCGTCACCGGGTTTCGTCGCTGTTCCAAGACTTCGTCTCGGTCATGTATCTGTCCCTGCGCAACGGCGTCGAGCCGAGGGATGACGCCTGGCAAGCCCGCGAGAACGAATATCTCGAAATCGTCGGCAAGTACGACCGCGAGGTGGTCGACGCGATGAGCAACTTCTTTGCCACCGTCGCTCTCCTCGCTCAGGACGACTTTGCCGACCACCTGGGTGAAATCTACATGTCGCTCGAGACTTCGAACAAGTCTCTCGGCCAGTTCTTCACGCCCTATCATGTCAGCCAATTGATGGCTGGCATCACCGTGTCGAGCGACTGCATCAAGAACGCGATCGACGAGCACGGCTACTTCGAAATGTCCGAGCCGACCTGCGGCTCGGGCGGCATGGTCATTGCCACCGCAGAGCAGGTCGTTGCCCATGGCTATGAGGTCGAGAAGCATATGCGCGTCACCGCGCAGGACATCGACCGCCACTGCCACCGGATGACTTACATCGCTTGTCGCCTCCACAACATCCCGGCGACCGTCATCTGGGGCGACACCATCGCCATGGAGCAGCGCGAAGTCGCGCACACTCCTGCCCTCTATCACCGGCTCGTTGCCGAAAAGCAGCAAGCAGAAGCCGACGTCAAAGACGCGGCCTGA
- a CDS encoding ATP-binding protein codes for MLYGVTDEQVSSLLQNWKVGVVGLRPDFTLEFVNAEAERIDGRVAEELIGRSVWEVLPNVVGTEVEELIRLAMETRKGGTAPLYRTSRPGRTIFLEIRVQPWGKGVALFILDVTNWVQLESEKERLEEKYMLASRASPDIQYEWNIKDNIWDSQGGHESLYPGIVTPTEIGEFTARIHPDDRERMNTLFRQTLLSGKAHWAFEYRVNRNGVWANVEDRAFIVYDEEGMPVRAVGVMKDVSETAARQMEITRLQSELIHVSRVSAMGTMASVLAHELNQPLAAIGSYLAGAERLLEEADEIDRELLLQAVREAHAGSSRAGKIIQRLRSMTMKAEHKRDWTNISKAVDNAVSLALIGRTELRDTLSIDISPKLQVQADEIQIEQVLLNLIRNALEANEEAGRSGVKISARELSVDMIGISIADVGNGIPADLQPKLFDFFVSTKDDGMGIGLPISRTIVEAHGGKISIEDREPYGAVFRLMLPINGH; via the coding sequence GTGTTGTATGGTGTGACGGATGAGCAGGTCAGTTCGCTCCTGCAGAACTGGAAGGTCGGCGTTGTCGGCCTGAGGCCTGATTTCACGTTAGAATTCGTGAACGCCGAAGCTGAGCGCATCGACGGGAGGGTTGCCGAGGAGCTTATCGGCCGCAGTGTTTGGGAAGTACTTCCGAATGTTGTTGGGACCGAAGTGGAAGAATTGATCCGTCTCGCGATGGAAACACGCAAGGGTGGTACTGCTCCGCTGTATAGAACGTCACGCCCAGGTCGAACGATATTTCTGGAAATCAGAGTTCAGCCGTGGGGGAAGGGTGTTGCTCTGTTTATTCTGGATGTGACGAATTGGGTCCAGCTGGAATCCGAGAAGGAGCGGCTCGAGGAGAAGTATATGCTTGCCTCGCGCGCGTCGCCGGACATCCAGTATGAGTGGAATATCAAGGATAACATTTGGGATTCGCAAGGAGGGCATGAATCCCTGTATCCGGGCATTGTGACGCCTACAGAGATTGGCGAGTTCACAGCTAGGATACATCCTGACGATCGGGAGCGGATGAACACGTTGTTTCGTCAGACGCTTCTATCTGGAAAGGCTCACTGGGCATTCGAGTATCGGGTAAACCGGAACGGTGTGTGGGCAAATGTCGAGGACCGGGCCTTTATCGTCTATGATGAGGAAGGGATGCCAGTGCGGGCGGTTGGCGTGATGAAAGACGTCAGCGAGACCGCAGCCCGTCAGATGGAAATCACGCGGCTTCAGAGTGAACTGATACATGTATCGCGTGTCAGTGCGATGGGAACGATGGCGTCTGTTCTGGCGCATGAGTTGAACCAGCCATTGGCTGCGATCGGCTCGTATCTGGCGGGAGCGGAACGACTCCTGGAAGAGGCGGATGAAATAGACCGTGAGCTGCTTCTACAGGCGGTGAGGGAGGCTCATGCCGGCTCAAGCCGCGCTGGGAAGATCATCCAGCGCCTTAGGTCGATGACGATGAAGGCGGAGCATAAGCGTGACTGGACGAACATTTCCAAGGCGGTCGACAATGCAGTGTCGCTCGCGTTGATCGGCCGCACGGAACTCAGGGATACGCTGTCGATCGACATCTCGCCGAAGCTCCAGGTGCAGGCAGATGAGATCCAGATCGAGCAAGTCTTGCTGAACCTTATCAGGAATGCACTCGAGGCTAACGAAGAAGCTGGTCGCAGCGGTGTGAAAATTTCGGCTCGCGAGCTGTCGGTTGATATGATCGGCATCTCGATTGCAGATGTTGGCAATGGCATTCCGGCGGACCTGCAGCCGAAGCTTTTCGACTTCTTCGTCTCAACGAAGGATGACGGCATGGGAATTGGCTTGCCGATTTCCCGGACGATCGTCGAAGCCCATGGCGGAAAGATCAGCATCGAGGACCGCGAGCCGTATGGCGCGGTGTTCAGATTGATGTTGCCGATAAACGGCCACTGA
- a CDS encoding surface-adhesin E family protein, with the protein MTETTPDATRQPFYLRYWLAITLASLLAAAGTVFLVLSSLQREEGWSVFGQKHSFTLAANLGEQSPDGLWIAAVSNSRALRPFEPAVILMLTEVDCEAMRYRVNSSVTHSDDGGQTVDQPDAPPAWKPVPPASADTIEHPIYQVACHPDDTARQPINGTPFDLRQTLLKEPA; encoded by the coding sequence ATGACCGAAACCACACCAGATGCCACCCGGCAGCCATTCTACCTGCGATACTGGCTGGCGATCACGCTGGCCTCGCTCCTGGCCGCCGCCGGCACAGTCTTCCTCGTCCTCTCTTCCCTTCAGCGAGAGGAGGGATGGAGCGTCTTCGGGCAGAAGCACAGCTTCACCCTGGCCGCCAATCTCGGCGAACAATCGCCCGATGGCCTCTGGATCGCCGCGGTCTCGAACAGTCGAGCCCTCCGGCCCTTCGAACCTGCGGTTATCCTCATGTTGACCGAGGTCGACTGCGAAGCCATGCGCTACCGCGTCAACTCGTCGGTCACGCATTCGGACGATGGCGGTCAAACAGTTGACCAGCCTGACGCTCCTCCCGCCTGGAAGCCGGTCCCACCAGCCTCCGCCGACACCATCGAACATCCGATCTACCAGGTCGCTTGCCATCCAGATGACACCGCGCGCCAGCCGATCAACGGCACGCCCTTCGACCTTCGCCAGACGCTCCTAAAGGAACCCGCATGA
- a CDS encoding RES family NAD+ phosphorylase, producing MADSKYQPPLAATGWRVHRLVASVYPPVSIFDEIVEPHELETLFEIESMTNDRLREDVGDLSLVPVEDRVTGPGATPIMAAFTHLNPHGGRFTTPAFGAYYAAVDIDTAVEETKHHRAAFLARTNTPPIDIDMRCYVAKLDGDLDDLREGAPPAIYDPDDYSVSQALAARLRAEGSNGLIYNSVRDEGGTCVAVFRPRMLSDCRQERHLTYRWDGDAITVVYEKLAFGSDAD from the coding sequence ATGGCAGATTCGAAATATCAGCCGCCGCTGGCGGCCACGGGTTGGCGCGTCCATCGTCTGGTCGCCTCGGTCTATCCGCCGGTCTCGATCTTCGACGAGATTGTCGAGCCGCATGAGCTGGAAACGCTCTTCGAAATCGAGAGCATGACCAACGACCGTCTGCGCGAAGACGTGGGCGACTTGAGCCTCGTGCCGGTCGAAGACCGTGTCACGGGGCCGGGTGCGACGCCCATCATGGCCGCCTTCACCCATCTCAATCCTCATGGCGGGCGTTTCACAACGCCCGCCTTCGGCGCCTATTACGCGGCCGTGGACATCGATACCGCGGTCGAGGAGACAAAGCACCACCGCGCGGCCTTCCTCGCCCGGACCAACACCCCGCCGATCGACATCGACATGCGCTGCTACGTAGCCAAGCTCGACGGCGACCTCGACGATTTGCGCGAGGGTGCTCCGCCGGCGATCTACGATCCGGACGATTACAGCGTCAGCCAGGCTCTCGCCGCGCGGCTGCGCGCCGAAGGCTCGAACGGCCTGATTTACAACAGCGTGCGCGACGAGGGCGGCACCTGCGTTGCTGTCTTCCGGCCGCGCATGCTTTCCGACTGCCGCCAGGAGCGGCACCTGACGTATCGCTGGGACGGTGATGCGATCACTGTCGTCTACGAGAAACTCGCATTCGGCAGCGACGCCGACTGA
- a CDS encoding MbcA/ParS/Xre antitoxin family protein, whose amino-acid sequence MKEVAHAALAEPQTPSADKGAVALRAFFNIAKAWNLDEKEQMSLLGLTSRSTLQSWKAGKVSRIDRDKLERISYILGIYKALHILLPVRQIADDWIRQPNTAPIFGGRSALDRMTAGNVGDLQIVRQYLDAERG is encoded by the coding sequence ATGAAAGAAGTGGCCCACGCAGCTCTTGCAGAACCGCAGACACCCAGCGCCGATAAGGGCGCTGTGGCTCTCCGTGCCTTCTTCAACATCGCCAAGGCATGGAACCTCGACGAGAAGGAGCAGATGAGCCTCCTGGGCCTCACAAGCCGCTCCACGCTCCAGAGCTGGAAGGCCGGCAAGGTGTCGCGCATCGATCGCGACAAGCTTGAGCGCATCTCGTACATCCTCGGGATCTACAAGGCGCTCCACATCCTCTTGCCGGTGCGCCAGATTGCCGACGACTGGATCCGCCAGCCCAACACGGCGCCGATCTTCGGCGGCCGCAGCGCGCTCGACCGGATGACGGCCGGCAATGTCGGCGATCTCCAGATCGTCCGCCAGTATCTCGACGCAGAACGGGGCTGA
- a CDS encoding restriction endonuclease: MNSQPSPDLLFLAIQAFTSQFNIFVLAISFVTIIGALATLYVVVGQKREKPNPYHKKMRAQAAAALKRLKRIGLDNPGAVINYIRKMNPHAVEELVLDAAEAAGHKVKRNRAYTGDGGVDGQICIDDMWYLVQTKRYSKAITPEHVAAFSCLCRQRGKPGLFIHTGRTGPKSRLRGSPVTIISGSSLTSLIAGQPIEIELPRLAA; the protein is encoded by the coding sequence ATGAATTCTCAGCCCTCACCAGACCTCCTGTTTCTCGCGATCCAGGCATTCACATCGCAGTTCAACATCTTCGTGCTTGCGATTTCCTTCGTCACGATTATCGGCGCGCTCGCTACGCTCTACGTCGTTGTCGGCCAGAAGCGTGAGAAGCCGAACCCCTATCACAAGAAGATGCGCGCTCAGGCAGCCGCCGCGCTCAAGCGTCTCAAGCGGATCGGCCTCGATAATCCCGGCGCTGTGATCAACTACATCCGCAAGATGAACCCTCACGCCGTCGAAGAACTCGTTCTCGATGCAGCGGAAGCGGCTGGCCACAAGGTGAAGCGCAACCGCGCCTACACTGGCGATGGCGGCGTAGACGGGCAGATCTGTATCGACGACATGTGGTACCTCGTGCAGACCAAGCGCTACAGCAAGGCCATCACGCCCGAGCACGTCGCAGCCTTCAGCTGCCTGTGTCGACAGCGCGGTAAGCCGGGCCTTTTCATCCATACCGGCCGCACCGGTCCCAAGTCCCGCCTGCGCGGTAGCCCGGTGACCATCATCTCCGGATCGTCGTTGACCTCGCTGATCGCCGGTCAGCCCATCGAAATCGAACTTCCGCGGCTGGCTGCCTGA
- a CDS encoding DNA cytosine methyltransferase: protein MTAPSTPTRRGRVVELFSGFGGLSLGLEQAGFDIDVGVDNEPVNTATHEYLFSYGKSLTLDLMENQSKAIRNALPAGEDIDTLALGRTPDAIIGGPPCQSISAIGKKDPNDPRTKLMDSFVQHGIEMGVGYMLMEQVPTLLQQQNAPILDDLRETLFRAGYSMVEPRTLRAIDFGVPQRRERVFLLIHRNDRAAPEYPQPTHGEGEDLWLHKTPTVRDAFDGLADADDFDELWDRDWVDIDPIAPTSRYGMQMAGLVNDADDLSYKRDWRRDRLTCSQRTRHEPASVERFAATAPGGNEPTSRRHRLDPDGLSLTLRAGSNAEHGSFTAVVPIHTKGTRVVTAREACRLHSVPDWVRLSTSKIQAYRQLGNSVPPLLGRAIGSSIAKAAGLAPAAPSEVVPLGDESLLQPIRSAPKRKAA, encoded by the coding sequence ATGACCGCTCCCAGTACCCCGACACGGCGCGGCCGCGTGGTCGAACTGTTCTCCGGCTTCGGAGGACTGAGCCTCGGCCTCGAACAGGCTGGTTTCGATATCGACGTAGGCGTCGACAATGAGCCGGTGAATACCGCCACGCACGAATATCTCTTCAGCTACGGCAAGAGCCTCACGCTGGATCTCATGGAGAACCAGTCCAAGGCCATTCGCAATGCTCTGCCGGCTGGTGAGGACATCGACACACTCGCGCTCGGGCGCACTCCCGATGCCATCATCGGGGGGCCTCCTTGCCAGTCGATCAGCGCCATCGGTAAGAAAGACCCGAATGACCCGCGCACGAAGCTGATGGACAGCTTCGTCCAGCACGGCATCGAAATGGGTGTCGGATACATGCTCATGGAGCAGGTTCCCACTCTCCTGCAGCAGCAGAATGCGCCGATCCTCGACGACCTGCGCGAAACCCTGTTCCGCGCCGGCTACTCCATGGTCGAGCCCCGCACGCTTCGCGCTATCGATTTCGGCGTGCCGCAGCGCCGTGAACGTGTCTTCCTGCTCATTCACCGCAATGACCGGGCCGCCCCTGAGTATCCTCAGCCGACCCATGGTGAAGGCGAAGACCTGTGGCTCCACAAAACGCCCACCGTCCGGGACGCCTTCGACGGCCTTGCCGACGCAGACGACTTCGATGAGCTCTGGGATCGCGACTGGGTAGATATCGACCCTATCGCCCCGACCTCGCGCTACGGCATGCAGATGGCCGGCCTCGTCAACGATGCCGACGACCTTAGCTACAAGCGTGACTGGCGGCGCGACCGGCTCACCTGTTCGCAGCGGACCCGTCACGAACCGGCCTCTGTCGAACGCTTCGCTGCTACCGCTCCTGGCGGCAACGAACCCACCAGCCGCCGTCACCGTCTCGACCCTGATGGCCTCTCGCTTACGCTGCGCGCCGGAAGCAATGCTGAGCATGGCTCCTTTACCGCTGTCGTTCCCATCCACACGAAGGGCACTCGCGTCGTAACCGCCCGCGAGGCTTGCCGGCTCCATTCCGTACCTGATTGGGTGCGGCTCTCAACGTCGAAAATTCAAGCCTATCGCCAGCTCGGAAATTCGGTCCCGCCGCTCCTCGGCAGGGCCATCGGAAGTTCGATCGCCAAGGCGGCTGGATTAGCCCCAGCCGCACCAAGCGAGGTTGTCCCGCTCGGCGATGAATCTCTCCTACAGCCTATCCGCTCCGCGCCCAAGCGCAAAGCGGCCTGA